Genomic window (Ureibacillus composti):
TCTATTATTTGATGGCCAAGTGCACCATATTGGTTTGACTCCGGATCGATAAATGTTAACGTTCCAATGCCATCTGTTTCATCCTTTAAAAAAGGGAGGATGTTATTTGCTTGTTCATTCGTAAGTTTAATTTCACGAGGTTGAGATTTCTGCTCAATTGTAAAAGTCAATTGATTTCCAGATAAATTTTGTTCGACTTTTTCTACTGAATTAATTGGTTCACTGTTTACTTCAGTAATAATATCCCCTTTTTTGAGCCATTGTCCATTTGGGAGTAATACATCATGTGCCACGTAAACAAATGGTAATTCTAACTGTATTCCGATTGATTCACCCATTGGTATTAATTTTTTAGCGGCAGCAAATGTAGTTGGGGTTAAAAGAAAAACAGTTAGCAACAACAACGTCAACAAATTACGCGAATGGCATTTCATAGTCCACCTCCTTCAGATTTAGTAACATTACTATGTGTCAATTTCACATCATTAATGAGAGGTAAATATTTGTCGTAATATCAAAAATCAATTCCAAAAAGAGTTCATGTTACTGAGAATACTGAGTTTTTGTACAAGGTTCTTTTTCAAAAGGAAAAAAATTGCCGACAAATCCATATATTTAGTATTTGTCGGCGATTTTCATATTATTTATAAAATTTTAATTTTCATTTCACTTTTTCGCAAATAAGCTAAATCGATTAATTCCTTAGCATGTTGCAATGTTAAATCTGTAATTTCAGCACCACTCATCATTCTACTTACTTCAACAATTCGTTCATCCATATCAATGTCTTTAACAGTTGTATATGTACGATTATCTTCCACTTTCTTTTTTATAAAATAGTGCTGGTCTGCCATTGCAGCAACTTGCGGTAGATGAGAAATACAAAGAACTTGAGATTGAATTGAAATTGCTGCTATTTTTTCTGCAATTGCTTGGGCAACACGTCCACTAACGCCGGTATCAACTTCGTCAAAAATAATAGAAGTGATTCCAACTGAAGAAGAAAATATTGTTTTTAATCCAAGCATGATTCTTGATAATTCGCCACCAGAAGCTATTTTAGGTAAAGATTTTGGAGGCTCACCTACATTAGTTGATATATAAAATGCCACATAGTCCTTTCCATTTACATCAAAAGATTTTAATGGCTCAATATTTACGATGAATTTGGCTTTTTCCATATGTAAATCACGAAGCTGTGTCATTATGTCTTCACTTAATTTAACTGCACATTGTTTACGTATGATTGTTAACTCATTAGATAACTCTTCCAGCTTATTTTCTAACTGAATTAATTCTTGTTCATAACGCTGAATTGATTCATCACGATTTAAAAGTTGTTTTAATTCTTCTTGAATCTTCTCATAATAAGTTAAAATCTCTTCCACAGTAGACCCATATTTACGCTTCATTGTTTGATATAGGGCTAAACGATTTTCAACATCATTTAACCTTTCAGGGTCAAATTCAAGATCATCTAAAATATTTTTTATAAGATGTGCTGAATCTTGTAATGCATAAAAAGAAGAATTTACTGCTTCTGAAGCATCTTTAAATTGTTCATCGAGTGCTACGATATCATCTAGTGCACTCATCGCGTCTCCAACCCAATCGAGGCCTTTTAATTCGCCTGAAATGGACTCATATGCAACATTCGCACGTTCAAAAATTTTATGGAAGTTTAAAAGTCGTTTTCGTTCATCTAGAAGAGCATCTTCTTCTCCAACTTTTAATTTTGCTTCCTCTAGTTCGTTAATTTGGAACTGATATAAATCAATTCGTTGTGCTGTACGCTGTTCATCGATATTTAATGTTGAAATTTCCTTTTTTAATTCTCTATATAAATCAAAGGTTTGGTTGTAAGCATCTTTAACTGGTGCTAGTTGATTTGCTGCAAAGTAATCAAGCATATTGATATGTCTTTTTTCATCCATCAATTCTTGATTTTCATGCTGTCCATGTATATCGATTAAAGTTGAACCAATTTCTCTTAATATAGATAGTGGGACAAGCTTACCATTTACACGACATACACTTTTTCCTTTTTCATTGATGTCACGACGTAGTATAACCGTATCTTCCTCGATTTCAATCCCTGTGTCCAAAAGTTTTTCGTGTATAGGATGGTGTTCATTATTAATTTGAAACAGTCCCGTCAATTCTGCCCTTTTTGCTCCATGCCGAATAAATTCTTGCGAAGCACGTCCTCCTGCCAACAGATGAACTGCATCGATAATTATAGATTTTCCAGCACCCGTTTCACCTGTCAGAACAGTTAAACCCTCAGAAAAATTTACCGTCAAGTCATCAATTATTGCAAAGTTACGTATACTAATCTCTTTTAACAAACAACACACCTCTTAATCATTGTCATCTATCCAAAATTTCGGTAGATTTTCAACCATTTTATAGTAAATCTAAAATTCGTTCTTTTACGATTTCACGATCTTCTTCACGACGACAAATAATTAATATCGTGTCGTCACCAGAAAGTGTCCCTAATATTTCTTTCCATTCTAAATGGTCTAATAAAACAGCAATCGCATTCCCATTACCTGGTAATGATTTTAACATTAAAAAGTGAGCAACACCGTCAATACTTACAAAAGCATCAGATAAAGATCTTTGTAATTTCTGTAAAGGATTGAAGCGCTGATCCGCAGGTAAACTGTATTTATAGCGTCCATCTGGTAACGGAACTTTTACTAAGTGTAATTCTTTTATGTCTCTTGATACAGTTGCTTGAGTTACATTGTATCCCGCATCCTTTAAGCGTTCTACTAGCTCATCTTGTGTTTCAATTTCATTATTTGTGATCAATTCACGAATTCTCATATGGCGTTGCCCTTTTGTCATCCCGTTCACCTCTTATGAATAAATATGTATATTTATACTAACACTTTCATCCTTAAAGCACAAGAAAAAGAGGGGGTCTCGAAAGAAGAGACCCCCTCTTTTAGTTAAAAAGGCTAGATATTTCAATACAATTAAGGCTAGAATTTTTGTTATTTTTCAAAAGTAATTTATTCAAAAGTGAATTTTTAATATTCATTTTTAAACTATTTAATTATTTTAAGTCGTTATGAGCTACATCCACAATCTCCCTAAAATTGGAGAATGATTCAATTTGCTCTCCATCTTTTGGGTTACTTAAGTGAAATAGAAACTCTATATTTCCTTCGCCACCTGTAATTGGTGAATAAGATGCCGCTTTTACAACAAACCCAACTTCTGTAGCCATTTGCCCTGTTTTTTCTAGAACTTCTAAATGAACTTTAGGATCTCGAACAATCCCTTTTTTCCCCACTTTTTCTTTACCTGCTTCAAATTGAGGTTTTACTAGTGCAATGACATCTCCCCCGGGTATTAAAATCGTTTTTAATACCGGTAAAATTAGTGACAATGATATAAAGGAAACATCTATTGTTGCAAATTCGGGTAAACCCTCAGTAAAATCTTCTGGTTTTGAATAACGGAAATTCGTTTTCTCCATTACTGTAACACGGTCGTCTGAGCGAATTTTCCAAGCAAGTTGATTGGAACCTACATCTAATGCATAGCAATGCTTGGCTCCGTTTTGTAACGCACAGTCGGTAAAACCGCCTGTGGATGAACCGATATCCAACATTAATTTACCCTCGACGGACACATCAAAGACTTCTAATGCCTTTTCCAGTTTCAACCCACCGCGGGATACATATTTTAATTGATTTCCTTTTACTTGAAGAGGTGCATCGATTGCTATCTTTTCTCCAGCTTTATCGATTCGTGTTTCATTAGAATAAACAAGTCCTGCCATAATAGATCGTTTGGCCTTCTCTCTTGTCTCACACAAACCTCTCTCAACAAGTAAAATGTCTAC
Coding sequences:
- the recN gene encoding DNA repair protein RecN: MLKEISIRNFAIIDDLTVNFSEGLTVLTGETGAGKSIIIDAVHLLAGGRASQEFIRHGAKRAELTGLFQINNEHHPIHEKLLDTGIEIEEDTVILRRDINEKGKSVCRVNGKLVPLSILREIGSTLIDIHGQHENQELMDEKRHINMLDYFAANQLAPVKDAYNQTFDLYRELKKEISTLNIDEQRTAQRIDLYQFQINELEEAKLKVGEEDALLDERKRLLNFHKIFERANVAYESISGELKGLDWVGDAMSALDDIVALDEQFKDASEAVNSSFYALQDSAHLIKNILDDLEFDPERLNDVENRLALYQTMKRKYGSTVEEILTYYEKIQEELKQLLNRDESIQRYEQELIQLENKLEELSNELTIIRKQCAVKLSEDIMTQLRDLHMEKAKFIVNIEPLKSFDVNGKDYVAFYISTNVGEPPKSLPKIASGGELSRIMLGLKTIFSSSVGITSIIFDEVDTGVSGRVAQAIAEKIAAISIQSQVLCISHLPQVAAMADQHYFIKKKVEDNRTYTTVKDIDMDERIVEVSRMMSGAEITDLTLQHAKELIDLAYLRKSEMKIKIL
- the argR gene encoding transcriptional regulator ArgR encodes the protein MTKGQRHMRIRELITNNEIETQDELVERLKDAGYNVTQATVSRDIKELHLVKVPLPDGRYKYSLPADQRFNPLQKLQRSLSDAFVSIDGVAHFLMLKSLPGNGNAIAVLLDHLEWKEILGTLSGDDTILIICRREEDREIVKERILDLL
- a CDS encoding TlyA family RNA methyltransferase — translated: MTKQPKERVDILLVERGLCETREKAKRSIMAGLVYSNETRIDKAGEKIAIDAPLQVKGNQLKYVSRGGLKLEKALEVFDVSVEGKLMLDIGSSTGGFTDCALQNGAKHCYALDVGSNQLAWKIRSDDRVTVMEKTNFRYSKPEDFTEGLPEFATIDVSFISLSLILPVLKTILIPGGDVIALVKPQFEAGKEKVGKKGIVRDPKVHLEVLEKTGQMATEVGFVVKAASYSPITGGEGNIEFLFHLSNPKDGEQIESFSNFREIVDVAHNDLK